Proteins from one Alphaproteobacteria bacterium genomic window:
- a CDS encoding IS1595 family transposase — MRKSRISWSKQLRLMEHFVAGTTARCAS, encoded by the coding sequence ATGAGAAAGAGTCGAATAAGTTGGTCTAAGCAATTACGGTTAATGGAGCATTTTGTTGCAGGAACAACTGCCCGGTGTGCATCT